A region from the Pseudomonas triticicola genome encodes:
- the cyoA gene encoding ubiquinol oxidase subunit II: MSKNRYPRLLGLVPLLGTLLLGGCNMTLLNPTGQVGLEQRNLIITATLLMLLVVVPVIVMTFLFAWKYRASNKNAVYTPKWSHSTKIEVAVWTIPVLIIIALGYITYISTHELDPYRPIESDVKPVTIEVVALDWKWLFIYPEQGIATVNKIVFPAHTPINFKITSDAVMNSFFIPGLGGQIYAMAGMQTKLHLIADRNAEMDGISANYSGAGFTGMKFKAISTTQEDFDAWVSEVKKSPKQLDQAEYAALAKPSQNNPVELYSSVTPNQFQIIVDKYEGMKPGKPLKHEKKEKEVAATDIDAGSHSAAGAEE; the protein is encoded by the coding sequence ATGAGTAAAAACAGGTACCCCAGATTACTAGGCCTAGTGCCGCTGCTCGGCACGTTGTTGCTGGGAGGCTGCAACATGACCTTGCTCAATCCAACGGGCCAGGTCGGCCTGGAACAGCGCAACCTGATCATCACCGCCACGCTGCTGATGCTGTTGGTCGTCGTGCCGGTCATCGTCATGACCTTCCTGTTTGCCTGGAAGTACCGCGCTTCGAACAAGAACGCCGTCTACACGCCGAAGTGGTCGCACTCGACCAAGATCGAAGTGGCCGTATGGACCATCCCGGTGCTGATCATCATCGCCCTGGGCTACATCACTTACATCTCGACTCACGAGCTGGACCCGTATCGTCCGATCGAGTCTGACGTCAAGCCGGTGACCATCGAAGTCGTCGCGCTGGACTGGAAGTGGCTGTTCATCTACCCGGAACAAGGCATTGCCACGGTCAACAAGATCGTGTTCCCGGCGCACACGCCAATCAACTTCAAGATCACCTCCGATGCGGTGATGAACTCGTTCTTCATCCCGGGCCTGGGCGGCCAGATCTACGCGATGGCGGGCATGCAGACCAAGCTGCACCTGATCGCTGACCGCAACGCTGAGATGGACGGTATCTCCGCCAACTACAGCGGTGCCGGTTTCACCGGTATGAAATTCAAGGCTATCTCCACCACTCAGGAAGATTTCGACGCCTGGGTAAGTGAAGTCAAGAAGTCGCCTAAACAGCTTGATCAGGCTGAATACGCGGCCCTGGCCAAACCGAGCCAGAACAACCCAGTCGAACTCTACTCGTCGGTCACGCCGAACCAGTTCCAGATCATCGTCGACAAGTACGAAGGTATGAAGCCGGGCAAGCCGCTGAAGCACGAGAAGAAAGAGAAAGAAGTGGCGGCCACGGATATTGACGCGGGTTCGCATTCAGCTGCCGGGGCAGAGGAGTAA
- the cyoB gene encoding cytochrome o ubiquinol oxidase subunit I, producing the protein MFGKLSWEAVPFHEPIVMVTIAMIALGGLALFAAITYFKKWTYLWTEWLTSVDHKKIGVMYIIVAMVMLLRGFADAIMMRTQLAMATEGSPGYLPPEHYDQIFTAHGVIMIIFMAMPFFTGLMNLAVPLQIGARDVAFPFLNSLSFWLLVSGVVLINLSLGIGEFAKTGWVAYPPLSGLQYSPGVGMDYYIWALQLSGLGTTLTGVNFLATVLKMRTPGMKLMDMPIFTWTCTWANVLIVASFPILTATLALLTLDRYMDFHIFTNELGGNPMMYVNLFWAWGHPEVYILILPAFGIFSEVISAFTGKKLFGHHSMIYASGAISVLGFMVWLHHFFTMGSGASVNAFFGLATMLISIPTGVKLFNWLFTIYQGRLRFTSQVMWTLGFMVTFAIGGMTGVLLAIPGADFVLHNSLFVIAHFHNVIIGGAVFGYIAGFAFYFPKAFGFKLHEGWGKAAFWFWISGFFVAFMPLYALGFMGMTRRLNATTNPEWVPYLYVAMFGAVMIAVGIACQLIQLYVSVRDRNKPENVCDHGDPWNAHTLEWSTSSPPPFYNFAVLPKADCIDPFTEAKENGTAYQRPAKYEPIHMPNNTATGVVMGALLTVFGFAMIWHIWWLAIASLVGTVVYFVIHAARDDQGYMVPVETIERIEAEQHKRLVAAGKIPANATRVETSLEQA; encoded by the coding sequence ATGTTTGGTAAATTAAGTTGGGAAGCAGTCCCATTCCACGAGCCGATCGTGATGGTGACCATCGCCATGATCGCCCTCGGTGGTCTGGCGCTGTTCGCTGCGATCACTTACTTCAAGAAGTGGACGTACCTGTGGACCGAGTGGCTGACTTCGGTCGACCACAAGAAAATCGGCGTGATGTACATCATCGTCGCCATGGTCATGCTGCTGCGCGGCTTTGCCGATGCGATCATGATGCGTACCCAGCTGGCCATGGCCACCGAGGGTTCGCCTGGCTACCTGCCACCTGAACACTATGACCAGATCTTCACCGCTCACGGTGTGATCATGATCATCTTCATGGCGATGCCATTCTTCACCGGCCTGATGAACCTTGCAGTGCCGCTGCAGATCGGCGCGCGTGACGTTGCGTTCCCGTTCCTGAACTCCCTGAGCTTCTGGCTGCTGGTGTCCGGCGTTGTGCTGATCAACCTGTCGCTGGGTATCGGTGAATTCGCCAAGACCGGTTGGGTTGCGTATCCGCCGCTGTCGGGCCTGCAATACAGCCCTGGCGTGGGTATGGATTACTACATCTGGGCGCTACAGCTATCCGGATTGGGTACGACGTTAACCGGGGTCAACTTCCTCGCGACCGTACTGAAAATGCGTACCCCTGGCATGAAACTGATGGACATGCCGATCTTCACCTGGACCTGCACCTGGGCAAACGTTCTGATCGTGGCTTCGTTCCCGATCCTGACCGCTACCCTGGCACTGCTGACCCTTGACCGTTACATGGATTTCCACATTTTCACCAATGAACTTGGTGGCAATCCGATGATGTACGTCAACCTGTTCTGGGCCTGGGGCCACCCTGAGGTTTACATCCTGATCCTGCCGGCCTTCGGCATCTTCTCGGAAGTGATCTCGGCCTTCACCGGCAAGAAACTGTTCGGCCACCACTCGATGATCTACGCCTCGGGCGCGATCTCGGTACTGGGCTTCATGGTCTGGCTGCACCACTTCTTCACCATGGGTTCGGGTGCAAGCGTCAACGCCTTCTTCGGTCTGGCGACGATGCTGATTTCCATCCCGACGGGTGTGAAGCTGTTCAACTGGCTGTTCACCATCTACCAGGGCCGTCTGCGCTTCACCAGCCAGGTCATGTGGACTCTGGGCTTCATGGTGACCTTCGCCATCGGGGGCATGACCGGCGTACTGCTGGCCATCCCGGGTGCTGACTTCGTACTGCACAACAGCCTGTTCGTGATCGCGCACTTCCACAACGTGATCATCGGCGGTGCGGTATTCGGTTACATCGCTGGCTTCGCGTTCTACTTCCCGAAAGCGTTCGGCTTCAAGCTGCACGAAGGCTGGGGTAAAGCAGCGTTCTGGTTCTGGATCTCGGGCTTCTTCGTCGCGTTCATGCCGCTCTATGCACTGGGCTTCATGGGCATGACCCGTCGTCTGAACGCCACCACCAACCCTGAGTGGGTACCGTATCTGTACGTTGCCATGTTCGGTGCGGTGATGATCGCTGTCGGTATCGCCTGCCAGTTGATCCAGCTGTACGTCAGTGTGCGTGACCGCAACAAGCCAGAGAACGTTTGCGATCACGGTGACCCGTGGAATGCACACACCCTGGAATGGTCGACCTCGTCGCCACCACCGTTCTACAACTTCGCTGTGCTGCCTAAGGCTGACTGCATCGACCCGTTCACCGAAGCCAAGGAAAACGGTACTGCGTACCAGCGTCCGGCCAAGTACGAGCCGATTCACATGCCGAACAACACCGCCACTGGCGTGGTGATGGGCGCGCTGTTGACCGTCTTCGGTTTCGCGATGATCTGGCACATCTGGTGGCTGGCGATCGCGAGCCTGGTGGGCACCGTCGTTTACTTCGTGATCCACGCTGCACGTGACGACCAGGGCTATATGGTTCCGGTTGAAACGATCGAGCGTATCGAAGCCGAGCAGCACAAGCGTCTGGTCGCGGCAGGGAAAATCCCGGCCAATGCCACCCGTGTTGAAACCTCGTTGGAACAGGCTTAA